One Aethina tumida isolate Nest 87 chromosome 5, icAetTumi1.1, whole genome shotgun sequence genomic window carries:
- the LOC109604346 gene encoding uncharacterized protein LOC109604346, whose product MGRKAKYTEGVLVKKGPGKKAKKQKDPVFPKALGIGDDSKKKLSRRQAVRARKRQEKLDERKQKQQQHEERKQQAAKQKLVPKKEKQYQSEESDEESEQESSEEDQMLPSRGFSDHNSEWLKPKKRTAQEESENEELDSDDDVEEEQDSDDEIQEADDDSEGDEEAEVDSDDDEEVYEEEDDEESDDEEGNLKVSSLNDLSDDDSDDQDEYEDDEDEDEDDEDEDDEDLLPIEKQNKKLKKKEARKAKEAEDEMQLNIANQETFQFPTAESEAEVKSLQDVQQRIRDVIVVLSDFNKLRDKEHSRSEYLDILKNDLCTYYSYNEFLMEKFMQLFPLSELLEFLEASEVQRPLTIRTNSLKTRRRDLAQALINRGVNLDPIGKWSKVGLVVYSSQVPMGATPEYLAGHYIIQGASSFLPVMALAPQENERILDMSAAPGGKASHIAAVMKNTGALFANDINRDRIKAVVGNFHRLGVVNSVVTCMDGRKYPDVLKGFDRVLLDAPCTGTGVVAKDQSVKTSKDEQDIQRCYNLQRQLLLAAIDCVNAKSSTGGYIVYSTCSVLPEENEWVIDFALKKRNVKLVDTGLEFGTEGFTNYRHHRFHPTLKLTRRFYPHTHNMDGFFVAKLKKFSNLIPKSANDDDEEVSEEEETNKRPLEEEDTEEQPVAKKQKVNTKEAVSEGKNTKLNQQSKNANKQRVLNGKPAKAGNNKTPQKTKNINGKELPTKNKASESVQKGKIKKKNIKNDKESTGEPEPRDLKKNKNNDQGSMKKNKKPSPQKTNNQSKQNAEKSTPQKKKNNGGESSINNKEQSPAQKAKIIKNNKQTPKQETEKPPLKKKKSIDGESTTNNKKSPMQKAKTIKNNKQTTKEEPEKPSLKKRKINDGESTITNKKSPSQKANNINQNSQNKNKKNKKNKSN is encoded by the exons ATGGGTAGAAAGGCGAAATATACGGAAGGAGTGTTGGTTAAAAAAGGGCCGGGAAAGAAGGCAAAGAAGCAAAAGGATCCCGTATTTCCTAAAGCATTAGGAA TTGGTGATGATAGTAAAAAGAAACTAAGCAGACGGCAAGCAGTTCGCGCCAGGAAGCGTCAAGAGAAGTTAGATGAGAGGAAGCAAAAGCAGCAGCAACATGAGGAAAGAAAGCAACAGGCAGCCAAGCAAAAACTCGTTCCCAAAAAGGAAAAGCAGTATCAAAGTGAAGAATCTGATGAAGAATCAGAGCAGGAAAGCAGTGAAGAGGACCAGATGCTCCCTTCCCGTGGCTTCAGTGATCACAACAGTGAATGGCTCAAACCTAAAAAGCGGACTGCTCAGGAGGAAAGCGAGAATGAAGAGctg GATTCTGATGACGATGTTGAAGAGGAACAAGACAGTGATGATGAAATTCAGGAAGCAGATGACGACAGTGAAGGAGATGAAGAAGCTGAAGTCGACAGCGATGACGACGAAGAAGTCTATGAAGAAGAGGATGATGAGGAAAGCGACGATGAAGAAGGAAACTTAAAGGTATCCTCGCTTAACGATCTCTCGGACGACGATTCAGATGACCAAGACGAATATGAAGACGATGAAGATGAAGACGAAGACGATGAAGATGAAGATGACGAAGATCTACTTCCCATTGAAaagcaaaacaaaaaactcaaaaagAAGGAAGCAAGGAAGGCCAAAGAGGCGGAAGACGAAATGCAGTTGAACATTGCCAATCAGGAGACGTTCCAGTTTCCGACTGCGGAATCCGAGGCTGAAGTTAAAAGCTTGCAAGATGTGCAACAGAGAATTAGGGATGTCATCGTTGTTTTGTccgattttaataagttaagaGACAAAGAGCATTCGAGGTCGGAATACCTGGACATACTCAAAAACGACTTGTGCACTTATTACAGCTACAACGAATTCCTCATGGAAAAATTCATGCAGCTCTTCCCACTTTCCGAATTGTTGGAGTTTTTGGAGGCCAGTGAGGTTCAGAGACCGTTAACAATCAGAACCAACAGTTTAAAAACAAGAAGGAGAGATTTAGCTCAAGCTTTGATCAATAGAGGAGTAAATTTGGATCCCATTGGTAAGTGGAGTAAAGTCGGATTGGTGGTTTATTCGTCTCAAGTACCGATGGGAGCTACGCCGGAATATTTAGCCGGTCACTACATTATTCAGGGCGCCAGCAGCTTCTTGCCCGTAATGGCATTGGCGCCTCAGGAAAACGAGAGAATTCTGGATATGTCGGCAGCTCCAGGTGGTAAAGCCTCACATATTGCTGCTGTGATGAAAAACACTGGTGCCTTGTTCGCCAATGATATTAACCGTGATAGAATCAAAGCCGTGGTCGGTAATTTCCACAGATTGGGCGTTGTTAATTCGGTTGTTACTTGCATGGATGGAAGGAAATATCCGGATGTATTGAAGGGATTCGATAGAGTGCTTTTGGACGCCCCTTGTACCGGTACGGGTGTTGTAGCCAAGGACCAGAGTGTGAAGACTAGCAAGGATGAACAGGACATTCAGAGATGTTACAATTTACAGCGACAGTTGCTTCTGGCTGCTATAGACTGCGTAAATGCTAAATCTTCAACTGGTGGATACATAGTTTATTCAACTTGTTCTGTATTGCCTGAGGAGAATGAATGGGTCATTGATTTTGCCTTAAAAAAGCGGAATGTTAAGCTTGTTGATACTGGTTTGGAGTTTGGTACTGAAGGATTTACAAATTACAGACACCATAGATTCCATCCAACTTTGAAGCTTACAAGAAGATTCTATCCACACACTCACAATATGGATGGATTCTTTGTCGCCAAGTTGAAAAAATTCTCGAATTTAATTCCAAAATCTGCAAACGATGATGATGAGGAGGTTtctgaagaagaagaaacaaATAAGCGACCACTGGAGGAAGAAGATACAGAGGAGCAACCTGTAgccaaaaaacaaaaagttaaCACCAAGGAAGCAGTTTCAGAAGGTAAGAATACAAAACTAAATCAACAAAGTAAAAATGCAAACAAACAGAGAGTACTCAATGGAAAACCAGCTAAAGctggtaataataaaactccacagaaaacaaagaatattaatgGCAAGGAATTGCCAACAAAGAATAAGGCAAGTGAGTCAGtacaaaaaggaaaaattaaaaagaaaaatatcaagAATGACAAGGAATCCACTGGAGAGCCAGAACCACGtgatttaaagaaaaacaaaaataacgaCCAAGGgtctatgaaaaaaaataaaaaaccttccccgcaaaaaacaaacaatcaaTCCAAACAGAATGCTGAAAAGTCTACTCcccaaaaaaagaaaaataatggtgGGGAATCTTCGATAAACAATAAGGAACAATCCCCAGCTCAAaaagcaaaaattattaaaaataacaagcaAACTCCCAAACAGGAGACCGAAAAACCTCCcttaaagaaaaagaaaagcaTCGACGGAGAATCCACCACAAACAATAAGAAATCTccgatgcaaaaggcaaaaaccattaaaaataacaagcaGACCACCAAAGAGGAGCCCGAAAAACCTTCCTTAAAGAAAAGAAAGATCAATGACGGAGAATCAACTATAACTAATAAGAAATCTCCTTCGCAAAAGGCGAATAATATCAATCAAAACTcgcagaataaaaataaaaagaataagaaaaacaaatctaattaa
- the LOC109604347 gene encoding myeloid differentiation primary response protein MyD88-A, with the protein MEINNENITINALRRDTLERISVLLNPVKHFQSDEGYSRDWRGLAACCNLDSTEFQNIRCSNNQTQLVLEKWHKKDKENSTVQNLMKFLEQIDRHDIIEDITELVEADLALYKENPSGSVEPPEKFRFEIITKDDEVLHKTGKSEPQRYDAFVLFADADINFASKLMDNMENDYKLRLCSKWRDLLAGALELVAIQKLITDRCNKLVVILSDKFLESEEYTFYYNYARTLDISMQQRKIIPCTYNSPKLPPQFNMYFCLDYERTLQLPLSLYDFWQKLAESIRPSSAKTTPSVPTIQVTPPEPQVNLQSKMSVSNSSKTLHTVTFQSCSMGDLSAIEEQDYQEPRISSSVSDNSLGSSSPVTSPKPPKQKNIFKKIISRINHNKTNKRTPVAQQL; encoded by the exons ATGGagataaacaatgaaaatataacaatcAACGCATTGAGGAGGGACACTCTGGAGAGAATCTCCGTCCTATTAAACCCTGTTAAGCATTTTCAGAGTGATGAAGGTTATTCGAG ggATTGGCGGGGTTTGGCCGCTTGTTGCAACCTAGATAGTACCGAATTTCAAAACATTCGGTGCAGCAACAACCAAACTCAATTAGTCCTGGAGAAGTGGCATAAAAAGGACAAGGAAAATAGTACAGtccaaaatttaatgaaatttttagaacAGATTGACAGACATGACATCATTGAGGACATCACAGAATTAGTTG AGGCTGACTTGGCATTATACAAGGAGAATCCCTCTGGTAGTGTGGAACCTCCAGAGAAGTTTCGTTTTGAAATCATCACAAAGGATGATGAAGTCCTTCACAAGACTGGGAAAAGTGAGCCGCAAAGATATGATGCGTTTGTGTTGTTTGCGGACGCGGACATTAACTTCGCCAGCAAACTAATGGATAACATggaaaatgactataaattgAGGTTGTGCTCAAAGTGGCGGGATTTGTTGGCTGGTGCTCTTGAACTGGTTGCCATTCAAAAACTGATTACTGATAGGTGTAACAAGTTGGTGGTGATTTTATCCGATAAATTTCTGGAAAGTGAGGAATATACGTTCTACTACAATTATGCACGGACATTGGATATTAGTATGCAACAAAGGAAAATCATACCATGTACATATAACAGCCCAAAACTTCCTCcacaatttaatatgtatttctgCCTTGATTACGAGCGAACTCTCCAACTTCCCCTTTCCCTGTACGACTTCTGGCAGAAGTTGGCGGAGTCCATCAGACCGTCGTCAGCAAAAACTACTCC gaGTGTGCCAACAATACAAGTGACCCCACCAGAACCCCAAGTCAA TTTACAATCCAAGATGTCAGTCAGCAATAGTAGTAAAACTTTACATACTGTTACTTTCCAATCCTGCAGTATGGGAGATCTCTCTGCAATTGAAGAGCAGGATTACCAGGAACCAAGGATTTCGTCCAGTGTTAGCGACAATAGTTTGGGCTCCAGTAGCCCAGTTACTAGTCCTAAGCCTCCAAAGCAGAAGAATATCTTCAAGAAGATAATTTCACGTATTAaccataataaaacaaacaaacggaCGCCGGTTGCGCAACAGTTGTGA
- the LOC109604341 gene encoding dynein axonemal assembly factor 3 homolog produces the protein MFWGLTPALDLLKELEDHDGNLPEEINILIVGGADARHVLQTVAKRYRHKSPKINFYLAEACVETVAKQLLLLNIALQPDNVLGLEQKTKVFMELYGNTMVRPSVAKYLASVAHELVKMVTNYDYLNKLMSCVTLDIKYKERDYLENLLKFWCGKEEFDICHSWDRRLRNFLGVRYDSRMGSFDWDLHMRFHTIGGKQVCPQEYKNFRLNGIAFSWLESEVSKPNRSMVCGIIPNGDKYLHHGYLGDMQTGPFVSFGLSCEDKDFMKSTNGLNSFRATDVTERNLKQIFYELMYQEEYEHHKITDYLMGTMVIKDEKLIVDLKGVDVVAKPGARCVQLENVKIKFVSISNLKTMEYKEEYKDMFHLIYFGSTYLKYITKPLLENIAKINSLILLENQLFVLSKRKKELEEHAKDIDSKMESLDWRKLHFEVEESNYVKIVRNK, from the exons ATGTTCTGGGGTTTAACACCAGCACTAGATTTACTCAAAGAACTGGAAGACCACGATGGTAATCTTCCCGAAGAGATCAACATTCTCATTGTTGGTGGTGCAGATGCCAGACACGTATTACAAACGGTCGCCAAAAGATACCGGCACAAAAGCccgaaaataaacttttacctGGCGGAAGCTTGTGTAGAAACCGTGGCCAAACAGCTGCTGCTGCTGAATATTGCTCTGCAGCCAGATAATGTTTTGGGCCTCGAACAGAAAACCAAGGTGTTCATGGAGCTGTACGGCAACACCATGGTGAGGCCGTCCGTAGCAAAGTACTTGGCGTCGGTTGCTCATGAACTGGTTAAAATGGTCACCAACTACGACTACCTGAACAAATTAATGAGTTGCGTAACTCTCGatattaaatacaaagaaAGGGACTATCTGGAAAATCTTTTGAAGTTTTGGTGTGGCAAGGAGGAGTTCGACATATGCCACTCGTGGGACAGGCGTTTGCGAAATTTCCTCGGCGTTAG atatgaCTCAAGAATGGGATCTTTCGATTGGGATCTTCACATGCGTTTTCACACAATAGGCGGCAAACAGGTCTGTCCGCAGGAGTACAAGAACTTCAGACTGAACGGCATCGCGTTCTCGTGGTTGGAATCCGAGGTTTCGAAACCGAATCGATCGATGGTCTGCGGAATAATACCGAACGGTGACAAGTACCTGCATCACGGCTACTTAGGCGATATGCAGACCGGACCGTTCGTCAGCTTTGGCTTGAGCTGCGAGGATAAGGACTTCATGAAGTCGACGAACGGACTGAATTCGTTTAGGGCGACCGACGTTACCGAGCGTAACTTGAAGCAGATATTTTATGAGTTGATGTACCAAGAGGAATACGAACACCATAAGATTACGGATTATCTAATGGGTACCATGGTTATAAAGGATGAGAAGCTTATTGTAGATCTGAAAGGTGTGGATGTTGTTGCTAAACCCGGAGCCCGGTGTGTGCAACTTGAAAacgttaaaataaagttcGTATCAATATCTAATTTGAAGACGATGGAATACAAGGAAGAGTACAAAGACATGTTTCATTTGATATACTTTGGAAGTACATATCTCAAGTACATCACCAAGCCATTACTAGAAAATATTGCCAAAATTAACTCGTTGATTCTTCTTGAAAACCAACTTTTTGTACTGAGTAAAAGGAAAAAGGAATTGGAAGAACATGCCAAAGATATTGATAGTAAAATGGAGAGTTTAGATTGGCGCAAACTTCATTTTGAAGTGGAAGAaagtaattatgtaaaaatagtacgcaataaataa